The segment GAGGCGGAGCTTTCTTTTCAGGTGCAGGTGCTTTTTTCTCAGCAGGTGCTGGAGCTGGTTTCTTTTCAGGAACTGGAGCTGGTTTTGGCTCTTCTTTCTTATCTTCCTCTAACTCAGGAGTTTGGAATTCAATAACTTTTTCACCAGCAGCAATTTTAGCTTCTCGTTTTGCTTTATCTTGGGACTGTTTTTTATTTAAAAGTCTCTGGATTTCAGCTTCAACTTCATCTTCTGTCATGCTTGAATAGTCAAGCTCTGGTTCATCTTCTAAACCACTTGTGTATTCACTTGTCGAGTCTTCTTCAGTTTCAGAACTAGAAGTAGGTGCAGAAGGTGCAGAAGGTGCAGAATCTCCGCTTTCCGAAGCATCTCCACCATCAGAAGTAACTTTTAGTTTTTCAACAATTTCAGCAATTGCGATACCTTCTTGATCTGTTCCAGTATCTCGAATTTGCTCTAAAAGTCCTTTCATCATATCGATAGAAGGTAGAACAACATCCATAACTTCAGGTGTAACTTTTAACTCTTCTTTTCTCGCTTTGTTAAGAACATCTTCCATGTGGTGAGTAAGTTCTGTTAAAACATCAAAGTTTAAGAATGAGCTTGAACCCTTAATTGTGTGAGCAACTCGGAAAATTCTATTAAGAAGATCGAGATCATCAGGGTTGTTTTCTAATTCAACCAAATCTTGGTCAAGTTGTTCAATAAGTTCAAATGCCTCTACTAAGAAGTCTTGTAATATCTCTTGAAATTCATCCATGTTTTGAATACCTCTCTTATTGTTTTAGAATTCTTGAAACTTCTTCATAGAATTGTTTTGGATCAAATTTAACTGTATATCCTGCGCCGCCAGCTGCAATTCCTTTATCAGTAGAGCTGTCTCCACTAATTGAAGAGTTAAATAGAATTGGAATATGTTTATATCTATCATCTTTTTTAAGAGTTGAAGCAAAATGAAAACCGTCCATTCGAGGCATTTCAATGTCAGAAACAATAATTTTCAATTCACTTTTGAATCTCTCTTCACCATACTCTTTATAAAGTTCTTCAAGTTTTTCAATTCCATTCATACCATCGATAGCTTCAGTAACAGAGAAGCCCATATGTTCAATAGCAGTTTTCATAGCTCGACGAGCAGTTGAACTATCATCTAATAATAGAGCTTTACCAGAGAATTCATAACCATCTGTAATACTATCAATTTTTGTAGGTTCTTGAATAAGTCCAAGCTCTTGAACAATACTTTCAAGGTCTAAAATAAGAAGAACTGAATTATTTTCAATTCTAGTTACACCAGTAATTTTACTTTTTTCAACACCAACAGAAGAGTCTCCCGCAGATGCAAAAGATGAAGGTTCAATATCTTTCCAACTAATTCTTCTAATTCTTTTTGCTTCATGGACAATAAATCCGATAAGAATATTGTTGAACTCAGCAATAATAACTCTTACTTTTTTCAAATCAATACCATCACCAGGATTAACACCCATCCAATTTGAGAGATTTACAACAGGAATAACAACACCCCGTAAATCAAAAATACCCTCAATAAAACTAGGAACTCCAGGAAGTTCTGTTAGTTTAGGTAATCTAATAATTTCTCTAACTTTAGCAACATTGATTCCGTAAATACCCTCGTAGAGTTTTCCGCCAATATCTTTCATAATACGGAAATCTACAAGTTCTATCTCATTTGAACCAACTTTTACACCGTTATCTTTTCCAGCCATAATAATCCTTGAGATTTATATTTTTATAAAACAGACTCATCTGTTTCGATTTTACAATAAAACAACTTTATATACAAGCAAAAAATTTAAGCGAACTCTACAAGACCATCAACGGGACTAGAAGCAGTAGCATAAGGTTTTCTTGGAATTCGACCAGAAAGATATGCTAAACGACCAGCTTTAACAGCATATTTCATCGCTTCAGCCATTTTAATAGGGTCTTTTGCTTTTGCAATTGCAGTATTTGTAAGAACACCATCAGCACCTAATTCCATTGCAATAGAAGAGTCAGAAGCAGTTCCAACACCAGCATCAACAATAACTGGAACTGATACAGCATCTCGAACAAAGACTACATTATATCTATTTTGAATACCTAAACCGCTACCGATTGGAGCAGCAAGAGGCATAACAGCATGAACACCAGCATCTTCTAATTTTTTTGCCATGATTGGATCATCATTTGTATAAGCCATAATTGTGAAGCCCTCTTTTGCCAAAACTTCCGCAGCTTTTAGAGTCTCAACAACATCAGGATAAAGAGTCTTTTGAGTATCCCCAATAACTTCTAATTTAACAATATCAATTCCAGTTGCTTCACGAACAAGTCGAAAAGTTGTTATAGCTTCTTCTGCTGTAACACAACCTGCACTATTTGGAAGAATCTGAACATCTGTCCCTTTAAAATAGTCGAGAAGATTTTCTTCATTTGGATTTGTAATATTTACTCGTCTAACAGCAACTGTGATGAGGTTTGAACCACTTGAGAGAGTTGCATCTCTTGTTGTTTGGAAGTCTGGGTATTTCCCACTACCAACGATAAGACGACTGTCAAATTCATACTTACCTATTTTCAACTTATCCATTAAATCCCTTTCAAATTACTAATCAAAATTGTATCGTTTTTATGGTTTAAGCTTATTTATATTTTCGGACACAAATGACATCTCTTTTTGCCTCTGTTTTGCTATCCCAAGTATCTTTTCTTGTATCAAAATTTAGACCCCAAGCTTTTCGATAATTCTCAAAAAAGCTTGTTCCACTCCAAAATCGTCCCTCTATTTCTGATTCTCTAATAGAATAGAGTTCCCTAATTGTTGGAAGTCGCCAATCCTCGAAACCCTCTTTTTCGGAATTCAAACACAAAATTCGAGAATCTTTCCAGCTCTCTTTTCTGTTTTGAACACTCCACATAAAACCATTTTTTGAATCAGTAAAGACCTCATCGCCACTATTCTCAAGTTTGACACTTTGATAATCTGAAATTCCCCTAACACAAAAAACCCTCTTGTTTTCTTTAATGTCAAAAATCTTATCTGAACCAGTATTTAAATCAACTCCCCAAGCATAATTTTCAACTCTATCTCCACTCCAAAAATCTCGTTTTGGAAATCTAGGATTATTTTTATCTGTCTCTCTATTTTTTACATGCCACAACTCAAGAAGTGTCGGCAACCGCCAATCAGAATAATTATCTCCCTCAAATCTCTGGCAATATCTTTTTGCTTCCTCCCAATTTCCTAAAAACCTTGGTTCGGTCTCAAACATAAATTCCTGATTTTTATTTTCAATATTTTCTATCTCTATTCTATTTCCAAAATTCAATACTATCTTTTGTCCTGTAAAAAATATCTCTTCTTCAATTTTTTCATCATCACTTTTTAAAATAATTTTGTATTTCTTATCTCTTTTTATTCGATTTCCTTGGCGAAAATTTGGCTCACCAACAATTTCAATTTCTGGATTTTTTCGATCTGTCTCAATATAGAGTTTTGGAAATAGAAACTTCTTAAATTTCTTGAATTCTAAATAATCTTTGTATTTCTTAAAATATATCTTTGATTTGGAAAAATTCTCTTCTATGTATCTACCGTATTTCTCCATTTCGGAATAGTGATATTTTCCTGTTTTTCCTATAAAATAGTTGTTGTCAAGTGCCTTTTTTTGAAAGTTGAGGGGATCAACTCCCCTTAAAATCTCTTTCTCTTCTTGACTAATTGATGTTATTTCTAAACTATTTCCAAAAAGAGAAAAAAGTATAAAAAAAAATATCTTAGGCATGTTTTAATGTTCCTTTAGCATATTTCTGCATATCTTCAATTGTGTCAAGTTCATCCATGATTTCACGACCAAGTAGAGTCTCAATAACATCTTCAAGAGTAATAACTCCCGCAGTTTGAGAATATCCATCTTTCACTATAAACATATGCTCTTTTCTCTGAATAAATAGATCAAGAGTTTTTGAAAGATTTATATTTTCATTAATCTCAAAAACTGGAATTGATATTTCATCAAGAGTTTTTTGATCATTTTCATCATTGTTCTCTTCAAAAATTGTTTGAGAAAATACAATTCCCTCGATATAATCTTTACTACCATGAAAAATTGGAATTCTTGAAAACTGTTTTAATTTCCGAGAATCTGGTAAATTTAATACATCTGCAATTTTTGTCTCTTTTCGGAGTGCAAAAACAACTTTTCGCGGAGTTAAAACATCTTTAACTTTTATATTTTTAAGTCGCAAAATATTTCTAACAATTACTTCTTCTTTTTCTGTTAAAACACCATCTTTTTGACCTTTTGAAACCATTGTTAGAATCTCTTCTTTTGTAATTCCCTCTGCATCATTTCCGTTTGAAATAAATCTTGTAAGACTTTTTGCAACATAATTAAATGGTTTTGTAATTATGACAAGCCAAGAAATAACTCTTGCACTTGGAATTGCTAAACTTTTCCAATATGTCGCTCCAATTGTTTTTGGCACGATTTCTGAAAAATAGAGAATTAGCAAAGTTAAACCCATTGAGAAAAGAGTAATATATTGATCTCCAAAAAGATGTTGAGCTTGTGCTCCAACTCCCGCAGCACCAAAAGTATTTGCAATTGTATTTAGAGTCAAAATAGAACCAATTGATGAATCCATATTACTCTTTATATTTTTTAAATTTTCTGCACCTTTTACTCCGTTATTAACTGCTGTTTCTATATAAGTAAAAGTTGTTGAAAGAAGAACTGCTTCCAGAACAGAGCAGATAAATGAGACCCCAACAGCGAGTCCAAGATAGATAAAAAGCTCTAACACTTTGAACCTTTAAGAATATTTTTTTGACTGTTCCTCGTCGAGTCACTATCCAAAGTAAAAACTCCTAGTTTTTGTTTGTAATTTTTAATATAAATCTCAAAAAAACAGTAAGAATTATGAGACTTTGTAATTTAATTGAATATTAGCATATAGTTTTGATTTTTATTAAACAGTAAGAATTATGAGACTTTGTAATTTAATTGAATATTAGCATATAGTTTTGATTTTTATTAAGTTGTATGCCAGTTTTTTACACAAGCCATAGAAATATGAAGCAAAAATTAGTGTTATAAACTAAAAAAGCATATTGAAAAGTAGTCCCTGATGCAAATTTTCTAAGGGATAGAGGTGTTGTGTTTATGCCACATAAAGCTACTTTGTAGTTTTATTAAAGTTTTTTAATAAAACTGAACTTTTTTATCAAAATTCATAACATAGTTGATAACAAAAGAAATAGACATTTGTTGATTTTTGAGACAGGAGCTTTTTCACTTTTTTCAACTACTCAAAAATCTCCAAAAAACTCACAAATGGAGGCAAAAAAATTTGTGATTTAAAGATAATGTTCTTTTTGGAGATATTTCAATAGTTCCCCGCAGATGCGGAGAAAAGAGTTAAATTGCTGAGTTGTCCTCTTCGCCTGTTCTAATTCTGATAATTTTTTCAATATCAGTAACAAAGATTTTTCCATCACCAATTTTTCCAGTTCGGGCATTATCAACGATTGTTTGAACAACCTCATCAACTTGATCGCCAGAAATAACTAATTCAAGTTTAATTTTTGGAACAAAATCAACAACATATTCTGCACCTCGATAGAGTTCGCTGTGTCCCTGTTGTCTCCCGTATCCTTTGACCTCAGAAACAGTCATTCCTGTAATTCCGATTTCCGCAAGACTCTCTTTTACATCTTCAAGTTTGAATGGCTTGATTACCGCTTCAATTTTTTTCACATTTTTCCTTTCTGTGTTTGTTGGATTCTAACCTATTTTAGGTGTTTTGAAAATTCAGGATATGCTTCAACTCCAGACTCATGATAGTCAAGTCCATCGTATTCCTCTTCATCTGAAACTCGGATTCCCATTGTGATTTTTAATGCAAACCAAACAGCAAATGAGACCACAAAAGTAAATGCACCAATAACAACAATACCGATAATTTGATCCATCATTTTCACTTCTGAATTGAAAATAGCAACCGCAAGTGTTCCCCAAATCCCATTTACTAAATGCACACTTAAAGCACCAACTGGATCATCAATTCTAAATTTATCAAAGAGCGGAACTGTAACAAAAATTAAAATAGCGGCAACAATACCTTCAATAGTCGCAGCAATCATTCCATTGTCTGGACCAGCTGTTACAGCAACAAGACCACCCAATGCACCATTGAGAACCATTGTCAAGTCAATTTTCTTATTTAAGATGTAAGTTAAGAAAACCATTGTTGTCGCACCGACCGCCGCAGCCATATTTGTAGAAGCGATTACAAGTGCAATTGCATCAATATCTTCTTTACTTCCCATTGCAAGTTGGCTACCACCGTTAAATCCAAACCAGCCTACCCAAAGAATAAATGTTCCGAGTGTCGCAAGTGGCATACTTGAACCTGGAATAGCTCGAATATGTCCGCCTTTTGAATATTTTCCATTTCTAGCACCGAGAAGTAAAACACCCGCAAGAGCTGCCCAACCACCAACACTATGAACAATTGTAGAACCTGCAAAATCTGAGAAACCGTCAAGAAGTCCGCCAAGTGATGAACCACCCCAAGTCCAATGTCCCTGAATTGGATAAATAATCGCTGAAAGAACTGCCACAAAAATTAAAAATGGGACAATCTTAATTCTTTCTGCAACTGTTCCTGAAATTACTGAAGCAGCTGTTGCTACAAATACAACTTGAAAAAAGAAATCCGCATAAAGTGAGTGATCATCGTATGTAATTCCTGAAAGTGCAAATCCGCCACCGATAATTGCATTTCCATCTCCATACATCAAGTTATAACCTATAAAATAGTAAGTTATTACAGAAATTGCAAAAAGTGCCACATTTTTTAAAAGCACAACCGTATTGTTTTTTGAACGAGTAAGACCAGCTTCTAACATTGCAAATCCAGCAGCCATCCACATTACAAATGCAGCCATGATTATCATTAGAAAACTGTCTAAAATATATTTGACATCAGCCATATTTTCCATTTATATATCCTCTTATTTACTTAAACGAATTTTAAACTAGATTTCCTTAAAGTCTAATAAAACCGAGAAATAGGAATTTGTGAAAAATTGATTAAGAAAAAAATAAGTTTTCTTTTTTAAGAGGGTATGTAAATATGATTTAAAATTTTGTTTTGAGTTGTGTTCGCAAAAATACGAACACAATTTTTTTTACTCAGGCTTCCAAGTAATATAGAGTTCAGAGAGTCGAGAGACATAATCAAGAATTACCATTAAAGCTTTACCTTTTTGGTCATTTGATTTCAAATCGTAATCGATTGTTACAGTTGAAAGTCCAGTGATTTCATTAGCTGTTGGTTCTCGTCCGACAAGAAACATAAAGACATCTTTGATTAAAGCTTCTTGACTGCTGAAATCGAGTGAAAAGAGAAATTCAGAACCCCAACCTGCATCCCAATCAGAGAACATATTTGTTTTTTGATCAAGAAACATTGTTTCACGAACGGTTTTTGTCAATTGACTGAATGAAAGAGTGTCCGACGGAGTAACCATATCTCGACCAAGTTTGTAATACATTGGTGGTTGATTGCTGTTGTGTGCTTCACTTACCCAAGTTCGGAAAGTGCTTGTTCCAGGATAGAAATTGATTTTCTTTGAAACAGGCAAATATAACTCTTCAAAAGATTTAAATCTTTGACTATGCTCAATAAAATCATCAGAAAAAATAATATTTAAGAAAATATCTTGATAATTTGTTGCACCAACGGCATAAAGTTCAGCCATGAAATTCTCTTTTTCTTCAGCCGAATAGTTTGGCAAATAGAAATCAAGCCAATTGAGAATAAACCAATCTTTTAAAAGTGGATTATTTGCGATAATTTCTCGGTAAAAATCTTTACATCTTGTAATTTCTGTTCCATTAATTTCTAGTGGTTCAGTGTTGTAATTAAAAGAGATTTCTAAATTTTGGTCTCGTTCGTTGTATGAAAAATCCTTACAAGCTTGTGAAGCGATTGGAACAAGTGAATCATCAAAAATTCCTACCATAAGCTCTAAAGATTCTCGAGTATTATCTTCTGGACTTCGGAATCTTCTCCAATACTCTTCAGAAAGCAAATAGTTGTAAGTCATTGAATCCATTGTATAACCGTTGTCGAGTTGCTCGTAAAGTTCTCGAAGAAGATTTGCACCAGTTGACATATTTACAGTTGAAAGCTCAAGAGAAGCAGAGTAGAATTTACTATTTG is part of the Thiovulum sp. ES genome and harbors:
- a CDS encoding Chemotaxis signal transduction protein CheV (PFAM: CheW-like domain; Response regulator receiver domain) — translated: MAGKDNGVKVGSNEIELVDFRIMKDIGGKLYEGIYGINVAKVREIIRLPKLTELPGVPSFIEGIFDLRGVVIPVVNLSNWMGVNPGDGIDLKKVRVIIAEFNNILIGFIVHEAKRIRRISWKDIEPSSFASAGDSSVGVEKSKITGVTRIENNSVLLILDLESIVQELGLIQEPTKIDSITDGYEFSGKALLLDDSSTARRAMKTAIEHMGFSVTEAIDGMNGIEKLEELYKEYGEERFKSELKIIVSDIEMPRMDGFHFASTLKKDDRYKHIPILFNSSISGDSSTDKGIAAGGAGYTVKFDPKQFYEEVSRILKQ
- a CDS encoding putative enzyme of thiazole biosynthesis (PFAM: Thiazole biosynthesis protein ThiG) is translated as MDKLKIGKYEFDSRLIVGSGKYPDFQTTRDATLSSGSNLITVAVRRVNITNPNEENLLDYFKGTDVQILPNSAGCVTAEEAITTFRLVREATGIDIVKLEVIGDTQKTLYPDVVETLKAAEVLAKEGFTIMAYTNDDPIMAKKLEDAGVHAVMPLAAPIGSGLGIQNRYNVVFVRDAVSVPVIVDAGVGTASDSSIAMELGADGVLTNTAIAKAKDPIKMAEAMKYAVKAGRLAYLSGRIPRKPYATASSPVDGLVEFA
- a CDS encoding Protein of unknown function (DUF1566) (PFAM: Protein of unknown function (DUF1566)); this translates as MPKIFFFILFSLFGNSLEITSISQEEKEILRGVDPLNFQKKALDNNYFIGKTGKYHYSEMEKYGRYIEENFSKSKIYFKKYKDYLEFKKFKKFLFPKLYIETDRKNPEIEIVGEPNFRQGNRIKRDKKYKIILKSDDEKIEEEIFFTGQKIVLNFGNRIEIENIENKNQEFMFETEPRFLGNWEEAKRYCQRFEGDNYSDWRLPTLLELWHVKNRETDKNNPRFPKRDFWSGDRVENYAWGVDLNTGSDKIFDIKENKRVFCVRGISDYQSVKLENSGDEVFTDSKNGFMWSVQNRKESWKDSRILCLNSEKEGFEDWRLPTIRELYSIRESEIEGRFWSGTSFFENYRKAWGLNFDTRKDTWDSKTEAKRDVICVRKYK
- a CDS encoding CBS domain-containing protein (PFAM: CBS domain; Domain of unknown function DUF21), which encodes MLELFIYLGLAVGVSFICSVLEAVLLSTTFTYIETAVNNGVKGAENLKNIKSNMDSSIGSILTLNTIANTFGAAGVGAQAQHLFGDQYITLFSMGLTLLILYFSEIVPKTIGATYWKSLAIPSARVISWLVIITKPFNYVAKSLTRFISNGNDAEGITKEEILTMVSKGQKDGVLTEKEEVIVRNILRLKNIKVKDVLTPRKVVFALRKETKIADVLNLPDSRKLKQFSRIPIFHGSKDYIEGIVFSQTIFEENNDENDQKTLDEISIPVFEINENINLSKTLDLFIQRKEHMFIVKDGYSQTAGVITLEDVIETLLGREIMDELDTIEDMQKYAKGTLKHA
- a CDS encoding Nitrogen regulatory protein PII GlnB (PFAM: Nitrogen regulatory protein P-II), translated to MKKIEAVIKPFKLEDVKESLAEIGITGMTVSEVKGYGRQQGHSELYRGAEYVVDFVPKIKLELVISGDQVDEVVQTIVDNARTGKIGDGKIFVTDIEKIIRIRTGEEDNSAI
- a CDS encoding Ammonium transporter AmtB (PFAM: Ammonium Transporter Family~TIGRFAM: probable ammonium transporter, marine subtype; ammonium transporter), which translates into the protein MENMADVKYILDSFLMIIMAAFVMWMAAGFAMLEAGLTRSKNNTVVLLKNVALFAISVITYYFIGYNLMYGDGNAIIGGGFALSGITYDDHSLYADFFFQVVFVATAASVISGTVAERIKIVPFLIFVAVLSAIIYPIQGHWTWGGSSLGGLLDGFSDFAGSTIVHSVGGWAALAGVLLLGARNGKYSKGGHIRAIPGSSMPLATLGTFILWVGWFGFNGGSQLAMGSKEDIDAIALVIASTNMAAAVGATTMVFLTYILNKKIDLTMVLNGALGGLVAVTAGPDNGMIAATIEGIVAAILIFVTVPLFDKFRIDDPVGALSVHLVNGIWGTLAVAIFNSEVKMMDQIIGIVVIGAFTFVVSFAVWFALKITMGIRVSDEEEYDGLDYHESGVEAYPEFSKHLK